A genomic window from Flavobacterium lindanitolerans includes:
- a CDS encoding LLM class flavin-dependent oxidoreductase: protein MKKIGFLSFGHWANHPAYKTRTASDTLLQSIDLAVAAEEIGIDGAYFRVHHFAAQLASPFPLLSAIGAKTSKIEIGTGVIDMRYENPLYMVEDAGAADLISEGRLQLGISRGSPEQVIEGWRYFGYEPKEGENDADMGRSKAMEFLQRLDGVGFAQPNPTPMFPNPPGLLRLEPYSKGLRERIWWGAASNATAVWAAENRMHLQSSTLKFDESGKPFHVQQAEQIRLYKEAWKKAGHPGEPRVSVSRSIFALVNDQDRLYFGQEANRVDQIGMIEPGRNAIFGRSYAAEPDKLIKELAEDEAIQEADTLLLTIPNTLGVDYNVHVLSSILDHVAPGLGWR, encoded by the coding sequence ATGAAGAAAATAGGATTTTTATCGTTTGGGCATTGGGCCAATCATCCGGCTTATAAAACGCGTACGGCTAGCGATACGTTACTCCAATCTATTGACCTTGCTGTTGCAGCCGAAGAGATTGGTATAGATGGCGCTTATTTTCGCGTACATCATTTTGCAGCGCAGTTAGCCTCACCATTTCCTTTACTTTCGGCTATTGGAGCCAAAACAAGTAAGATAGAAATAGGTACGGGAGTGATTGACATGCGTTATGAAAATCCGCTCTATATGGTGGAAGATGCCGGAGCAGCCGACCTGATTTCAGAAGGACGATTGCAATTAGGAATAAGCAGAGGTTCGCCGGAACAGGTCATTGAAGGCTGGCGCTATTTTGGATATGAACCAAAAGAAGGAGAAAACGATGCCGATATGGGGCGCAGTAAGGCCATGGAATTTTTACAAAGACTGGATGGTGTTGGTTTTGCCCAACCTAATCCAACTCCGATGTTTCCTAATCCGCCGGGTTTACTGCGTTTGGAACCTTACTCAAAAGGATTGCGTGAACGTATCTGGTGGGGAGCCGCTTCGAATGCAACAGCAGTTTGGGCAGCAGAAAACAGAATGCACCTCCAAAGTTCAACCCTGAAATTTGATGAAAGCGGCAAGCCTTTTCATGTACAGCAAGCCGAACAAATCCGATTGTATAAGGAAGCCTGGAAAAAAGCAGGACATCCGGGAGAACCAAGAGTGTCTGTGAGTCGTTCTATCTTTGCTTTGGTAAATGACCAGGACCGACTTTATTTTGGTCAGGAAGCCAATAGAGTAGACCAGATTGGAATGATTGAACCCGGCAGAAATGCCATTTTTGGACGGAGCTATGCCGCAGAACCGGATAAACTGATAAAAGAATTGGCCGAAGACGAAGCAATTCAGGAAGCCGACACCTTGCTTTTGACTATTCCCAATACATTAGGTGTTGATTACAACGTGCATGTATTGTCATCTATTTTGGATCATGTGGCACCGGGATTGGGATGGCGTTAG
- a CDS encoding FMN-dependent NADH-azoreductase produces the protein MKLLRVITSFKGKESMSFQLGNAIVEKIKTQHPEIDTVIRNLTKDEIPHLNELHFNSFMTPAQNLSAELKDAISYSNDALEELLPADILVIDVPMYNLSIPSSLKAWIDHIVRVGITFRYSENGAEGLLKDKKVFLAIASGGIFSEGPLKEFDLTEKYMRNVLGFLGITDITVFRVEGSAIPQFKDEALPKALQSVAAYSL, from the coding sequence ATGAAATTATTAAGAGTAATAACCAGCTTCAAAGGAAAGGAATCCATGAGTTTTCAATTGGGAAATGCAATTGTAGAAAAAATTAAAACTCAACACCCGGAAATAGATACTGTTATACGAAATCTAACAAAAGATGAAATCCCACATCTTAACGAACTCCATTTCAATTCATTTATGACACCTGCACAGAACCTTTCTGCTGAACTGAAGGATGCAATATCTTATTCAAATGATGCTTTAGAAGAACTGTTACCGGCAGATATACTGGTCATAGATGTGCCCATGTATAATTTGAGCATTCCTTCATCACTTAAAGCATGGATAGACCATATCGTTAGGGTTGGTATAACTTTTCGTTATTCAGAAAATGGAGCAGAGGGATTACTGAAGGATAAAAAGGTATTCCTGGCAATAGCAAGCGGAGGAATTTTTTCTGAAGGACCATTAAAGGAATTTGACCTTACTGAAAAATACATGCGGAATGTATTAGGTTTTCTGGGTATTACAGACATAACTGTTTTTAGGGTTGAAGGCTCTGCAATTCCTCAATTTAAGGATGAAGCTTTACCAAAAGCACTGCAGTCTGTAGCCGCCTATAGTTTATAA
- a CDS encoding winged helix-turn-helix transcriptional regulator — MEIHTEDRCAKAKLAIRDTLDVVGGKWKLVLLSVLRNGKRGFNELSREAGISPRILSKELQELEMNGLVSREVCNTKPVTVQYALTEYSKTLEEVLIAMEKWGNLHRQKVISGN, encoded by the coding sequence ATGGAAATACATACAGAAGATAGATGTGCTAAAGCTAAACTAGCCATCCGAGATACATTAGATGTGGTAGGCGGGAAATGGAAACTGGTCCTTCTTTCTGTTTTAAGAAATGGAAAAAGAGGGTTTAATGAATTATCCCGAGAAGCCGGAATTTCGCCCCGGATTTTGTCAAAAGAGCTTCAAGAACTGGAAATGAATGGTCTTGTGAGTAGAGAAGTCTGTAATACGAAACCTGTCACAGTGCAATACGCACTGACAGAGTATAGCAAAACTTTGGAAGAAGTATTAATTGCAATGGAAAAATGGGGAAACCTGCATAGACAGAAAGTAATTTCGGGAAACTGA
- a CDS encoding SIMPL domain-containing protein — MKLKFTIAGILFFGMAYAQHGANQVYNNQNNPYNYKNAGLFQNAEKVNYTEDGINFRIAILNNVKPDSYVVTLGLNEEGLSVKDCNAKINKRLDGFKNALKKTGIREEEIFVDFISQTKIYDYKSTSTSSQVNITQEDKGFEIKKNIIVKLKDVSLFDKLIDMASEYEIYNIIKVDYKKADTEKIYDEMLAEANEVLKSRSKIYDKYGKRDFESEPQLLINFYSIQPGKQYKNFTAFESSDAVYNDYYNSNKVLVRKEQRKNKTFYYDGIDPDSFDKIMNSDSPAVGIQYVMEFSISYKTKKKPKEETKKLYHIITPNGDVRTLDLKN; from the coding sequence ATGAAATTAAAATTCACAATTGCAGGTATTTTATTCTTTGGTATGGCTTACGCCCAACATGGCGCCAACCAGGTGTATAACAATCAGAATAATCCGTATAACTATAAAAATGCGGGCTTATTTCAAAACGCAGAAAAGGTTAACTATACAGAGGACGGTATTAATTTCAGGATTGCAATTTTAAACAATGTAAAACCGGATTCCTATGTGGTCACTTTGGGGCTAAACGAAGAAGGATTGTCTGTAAAAGACTGCAATGCCAAAATCAATAAACGTTTGGATGGTTTCAAAAATGCGTTGAAAAAAACGGGAATCCGGGAAGAAGAGATTTTTGTTGATTTTATTTCACAGACTAAAATTTATGACTATAAATCAACTTCTACCTCCAGTCAGGTTAATATAACTCAGGAAGATAAAGGATTTGAGATAAAAAAGAATATTATTGTCAAACTAAAAGATGTCAGCTTGTTCGACAAACTGATTGATATGGCTTCGGAATATGAAATCTACAACATCATCAAAGTCGATTATAAAAAAGCTGATACCGAAAAAATCTATGATGAAATGTTGGCGGAAGCTAATGAGGTTTTAAAATCCAGAAGTAAAATTTATGATAAATACGGAAAAAGAGATTTTGAATCGGAGCCACAGCTATTAATAAATTTCTACAGTATCCAACCGGGTAAACAGTATAAAAACTTTACTGCCTTTGAAAGTTCAGATGCCGTTTATAATGATTATTACAATTCCAATAAGGTGTTGGTACGAAAAGAACAAAGGAAAAATAAGACTTTTTATTATGACGGTATAGACCCGGATTCTTTTGACAAGATTATGAATTCTGATTCTCCGGCTGTAGGCATTCAATATGTAATGGAATTCAGTATTTCTTACAAGACAAAGAAAAAACCAAAAGAAGAAACCAAAAAATTATATCATATTATAACTCCTAACGGAGACGTAAGAACATTGGATCTTAAGAACTAA
- the acs gene encoding acetate--CoA ligase → MSYYQVKSLEQYFKHYNKSIREPRKFWDKIADENFTWYQKWDKVVEFDMQEADVKWFLNAKVNITKNCIDRHLAKRGNKTAIIFEPNDPKEEAQHITYNELYDRVAKMANVLREQGIKKGDRVCIYLPMIPELAIAVLACARIGAVHSVIFAGFSASAVTTRVNDSQCKMVITSDGAYRGNKSIDLKGIIDEALEKCPSVEKVLVVKRTNAEINMKTGRDLWLQPLLEAAIPNNVAEIMDAEDPLFILYTSGSTGKPKGMLHTTAGYMVFAAYTFKNIFNYEENDIYWCTADIGWITGHSYILYGPLLNGATTVIFEGVPSYPDFGRFWEVIDKHKVTQFYTAPTAIRSLAKENSEWVEKYDLSTLKVIGSVGEPINEEAWHWYNNHVGKKRCPIVDTWWQTETGGIMISPLPFITPTKPTYATFPLPGIQAVLMDEKRNEIEENQIVGSLCIKFPWPGMARTIWGDHQRFKETYFTAFPGKYFTGDGALRDEVGYYRITGRVDDVVIVSGHNLGTAPIEDAINEHPAVAESAIVGFPHDIKGNALYGFIILKEYGESRDRANLANEINQHISGHIGPIAKLDKIQFVSGLPKTRSGKIMRRILRKIAEGDFSNFGDTTTLLNPEIVEEIKNGRV, encoded by the coding sequence ATGAGCTATTACCAAGTCAAGAGTCTGGAACAATACTTTAAACATTATAACAAATCCATACGAGAACCCAGAAAATTTTGGGACAAAATTGCTGATGAGAATTTTACATGGTATCAAAAATGGGATAAGGTTGTTGAATTCGATATGCAGGAGGCTGATGTCAAGTGGTTTTTAAATGCTAAAGTTAATATTACCAAAAACTGTATAGACAGGCATCTGGCTAAAAGAGGAAACAAAACGGCTATTATTTTTGAGCCAAATGACCCAAAAGAAGAAGCACAGCATATTACCTACAATGAACTATACGACAGGGTAGCAAAAATGGCCAATGTTCTTAGGGAGCAAGGAATAAAGAAAGGCGACAGAGTATGTATTTACCTGCCCATGATTCCTGAATTGGCTATTGCCGTTTTAGCATGTGCCCGAATAGGAGCAGTTCACTCGGTTATTTTTGCCGGATTTTCGGCTTCGGCAGTAACTACTAGAGTAAATGATTCGCAATGCAAAATGGTTATCACATCTGATGGCGCCTATAGAGGAAACAAATCAATTGACCTTAAAGGTATTATTGATGAGGCTCTGGAAAAATGCCCTTCTGTAGAAAAAGTCCTGGTTGTTAAAAGAACAAATGCAGAAATCAACATGAAAACAGGCCGCGATTTGTGGTTACAGCCGCTGTTGGAAGCTGCAATTCCAAATAATGTAGCTGAAATTATGGATGCTGAAGACCCATTGTTTATTCTTTATACTTCGGGTTCTACAGGAAAACCTAAAGGGATGCTTCACACTACGGCAGGTTATATGGTTTTTGCAGCCTATACGTTTAAAAATATATTCAATTACGAAGAAAACGACATCTATTGGTGTACTGCCGACATAGGGTGGATTACAGGACATTCCTATATATTATACGGTCCGTTGCTAAATGGTGCCACAACCGTAATTTTTGAAGGAGTTCCGTCTTATCCTGATTTTGGAAGATTTTGGGAAGTCATCGACAAACATAAGGTTACTCAATTTTATACGGCTCCAACAGCCATCCGTTCTTTGGCTAAAGAAAACAGCGAGTGGGTTGAAAAGTATGACCTGTCAACATTAAAAGTCATTGGCTCTGTAGGAGAACCGATTAATGAAGAAGCATGGCATTGGTATAACAACCACGTGGGTAAAAAAAGATGCCCGATTGTAGATACCTGGTGGCAGACAGAAACCGGAGGAATCATGATTTCACCGCTACCTTTTATAACACCAACAAAACCAACTTATGCAACTTTTCCTTTACCAGGAATCCAGGCCGTTTTGATGGATGAAAAACGAAATGAAATTGAAGAAAACCAAATTGTAGGAAGCCTTTGCATTAAATTTCCATGGCCGGGAATGGCACGAACCATTTGGGGTGACCACCAACGATTTAAAGAGACTTATTTTACGGCTTTTCCAGGCAAATATTTCACGGGTGATGGCGCATTGCGTGATGAAGTAGGCTATTACAGAATCACGGGTCGTGTAGACGATGTGGTAATTGTTTCCGGACATAATCTGGGAACAGCTCCTATTGAAGATGCTATTAACGAACACCCTGCTGTGGCTGAATCGGCAATTGTTGGTTTCCCTCATGATATTAAAGGAAATGCTTTGTATGGCTTTATTATTCTTAAAGAATATGGCGAATCCAGAGACAGGGCAAATTTGGCAAACGAAATCAACCAGCACATTTCCGGTCATATTGGACCAATTGCAAAACTGGATAAAATTCAGTTTGTTTCCGGATTGCCAAAAACACGTTCCGGTAAAATTATGAGAAGAATCCTTAGAAAAATTGCAGAAGGCGATTTCTCTAATTTTGGAGATACAACAACGTTATTGAATCCGGAAATTGTTGAGGAAATCAAAAACGGAAGAGTATAA